The DNA sequence ctttctctctctctcaccttgcACATACTGACTCCTTCCACCATGTCAAGTCACTGAAGTGGTTGGAGTGTCCCTTTATTatctctcagaagaagtaaacctCTGTACACGGATTCAATTTCATttgatcatcctctagttgtgttaaattggtGGGGGCCACCTCCCCGAAAGGAGTTTTTTGCAGGTTGTGATGTCTGACAGTCATGCAGGAACAGAAAAGATCCTTTCCCAAGCACACAATTGTCTAACATATCTTGTAttctgtagcattaacagtacccttgACTGGAAGCAGAACAAATTTGAGGTCCAAAAATTTTTGGCTATAAATTTAGGCGTGATAATCAAACGCCCATTAACTTTTATTCTGATGATCTTGCAAGATTGTCACCCAAAAGGTGAGATTAAGTagaattttttgttttggatagagtagagagggattaaaacccctgtcaggtttgtattgctgtctgtgcctctgttagagagactCGCCCTATTTGGCATGTTTACCATTATCGAAAGCAAAAAaattcccacattttgggttgtctcaAACAGTAccaaaaggggaaatcttccaatgggcacacttgTTCTAGTGAACTTTGTGACAACCAAGGATTCTCTATTTGGAAGGGTTTCCTTtcccttcctgttttggttatgggacaggaagtgaagggacatctccccaataggacacagatggcaaaaaatacctgacaggggttataacacccCCTTACTCtaggcaaacaaaaaaagttttgcggTCAGTCCTACTTTAAAATGTTCATTTCTAAGACCACCTGTTTCTTTACAAAAAAGAACTGTGTCAGTCCCTCACACAGTTTACCAAGTTCAGCTTGTAGTCTCTCttctgcaaacatgtggaagattATACTTTGTCCAGCAGGCAGGGACTGTATACACAACTTAAGTTGTTGTACAACATGCATCTTGGCGCTTGCTGGGGCATATCCAAACAAGTCAATCTCAAATTGATATGTGGCTTCTGCATAAGGCACCGGATGTGCTTGAGTACCAAGGCTGAGGAACCCAACAGGAGAGGGTGGTAGGAATGGTGATCCTCCGTTCACTGTGTTTTCAAGGTTTGTTTGTTGTTGCTCTGCACTACTGCTTGTATTTTGTGCTTGTGAGTAGATCCAAGTGATTTTCTTTTCAAAAAGCATCTCCAAATTGGACCTTTGGGTGGTAACAGGAAGCCATCCCTGGATCAGGAGATGTCCACGAAGCAGACCTTCTGCAGTCTTTGTCCCACAAAAGAGGTTGAGAATTTCAGCAGGTTCCAGAATGGTAAAATTATTCAACTGGCCCACACTGTCCAAACGAGCCTCCAACAATCTGATGGCTTCCTCAAGCTGGTCAGAGGGAAGGATCACAGACACCACAGCCTGGTGGAAAAAGGGTGAATACATCAGGATGTAGAAAGCCTTTCAGTAGAacaatgggcaaaataaaaaaatgacattcacGATGGTGCCCTTAGCATTGAGGcagcagtctttgtttttctgagCTCCCCTCAGAAAAAGGGAGCTAATGCTTGTATAAATATATAATTGATCCACCAATAGGAAAGAAGGTTACACCTTCTGGGCCAGGTTTCTGAAGGTTTCAAGAGACAACTCCACCCATTGATTGGCAGCCTTCTTGTGGGGGTCTGATTCACAGCCATTTTAAAGCCTACCTGGTATACTTGAAGGGTAAATATATTATTTTCTTCGTGATTTTTGTTTGCTTAAATTAGTAGGCCAATTGCAATAATCCTTGCTGTAACTTAGTATTTCTCCCACAATAACATAACCACTAGagttaggtcttttttttgtttattaattttttttttatatcatgtcTCCTTTCTTTGGCTGTATTGGGACACAGTTTTACGTATTTCGACACTTATTCTTTCTGCGAGAGAAGAACAGTCAGATTCTGCAAAACACAGATTATTGTCTCCTAGGTAGTTATCAATGGTTATACTGTCCACAGGGGGAAATTATTGCATTTAATCCAATATATATTTTGCTGTAACAGAACTTCATTGCATATATCTTATGGATTATTATTGGATTATTATGGCGCTTGTAAAGTGACTTCTttcaaataaatatacattttttatagtcTCAGTCCATACCTACACCCAATCTTATCGTGTTATTCAAAGACTTTCTGCATGGCAAAATAACTCAGGAATAATTGAGTCAgcttaatttttataatttatttttgtattggaGGCACTGTTGTCCATCGATCAATTAAACGATCAATATTGCTGACTAAATTAATTCAGACATTCCCTGACACCCTGACACTCATTAAGGGAACCCAGTTAATATAATTTGGACGCATTCCTTATCTAGCAGAGGTGACGAGATAAAGAATATGATAACTATAATTTGTTGCATTATTTGTCACCTATCCTATTATCTAGGAAAACAAACATGGTTTACTTCAGTGAACTCCAGCCAGACAAAAAGTCAAACAATTTTCAAATGTAAGGAATCGtaagaaaatacattttgaaatACAGCTGTGTTCTTCTGTAATAAGTAGACAATGTGGGGATCTATTTAATGGTAGGGAGAGAGAAAATAAAGAGTACCTTGGAGTGAATCACTTTGTACTTCTTCAGTATGCTCGGTGAAGGGTCCTCTACATGGACAAAGCGGATTCTTTTCACTTGCGGGTGGTCAGAATGAAGTTTTTCCAAGAGAAACTTTACAAATATCCTGGCTAAACCTTTTCCTTTCATCCAGGGGGCCAAACGAAGACCTTGCGCCACAGCTGTCTCACCATCATCAACCAGCAAGAAGGATTCAAAGCCTACCTGAAGAAGAGACATCAAAAGGACATGTAATAAGGAGAGAATCGGCTGGACAataagattaaagtgattgtaaacgatcaccttgcaaaacatccaattcagtttaaaatcaaAATGAAAAGGCAAGACATTTGTGCAtcgatataaaaaaataaaacacattaaaaataccTCCCCCCCCTTTTATATAagagatcacattccctctgtactcagctgcataagagctgggggtaggagaagcagcagcacactgagcttcccagtgaatggctgtgcaggggaggcatgtcagaacaagtctgatcattagagagcaggtggagttcccagcacagctagagaactggccacagtgtgctctcctgcttagtgtgttcAGGTTTTTAATAGGAAACCAGAGCGACTGGtgacaaatgaagcaatacaaagaaaacagaacaggatactttttccaagtacatggtgcagcaggcacatatcaggaatgtgaaaaGTTGGGGTAACAATTTAATTGCGATTCTTTTTTGTTTCAGAAAATATACATGTACATTGTTTAGAAGATCATGTAATTCATAAAGTACAATTGCCTGGATTCCTGAATTATATGATGCTCTGAAGAAACAGACAGGACTACAGGAAAATATTCAAGAGCATCAGAAAGTGATGTAAATTGTATTACCGATTTTCCtgatttgattatttttatttggAAGCACTTTATAAGAAACTGGACTATTCACATTGTTCTCTGACCCCTAGGGAAGAACATCATTTTTTGCACCTACAACAACCATACAAACTCTAGACATACACTATATGGTAAAGAGTATGTGGACTTCCCTCCAAATTATTGACTTCAGGTTTTTCCTATGAAGGCTACTGTGTGATGACTTCCTTTTGGAGACAGAGTGTACACACATGTGCTGCCGAGTCTTCAATATCGTTCCGGAAGCGTTGCTGTGCATGTGGACCAGGGCCATTTTGCTGGTTTGACCAGAAGTGTTTTACATGTCATGCTTGTTTTTATCTTCTACTGTGTGAGTATATCTATGTTGTTACAATAAATTTTAAGTGGTTTTACATGCTACACCATGAAGTGGTATTTGTTCTTACACCTTTTAACAAGAGGAGAGATGCCTGGATTCATGCTGGAGCAGTCTGTGGTGGATAAGACTCAGAAGAGACTGGTGTTTGGGCGTTAATGACCACCTGTAATCTAGTGGTCCATTCCTAAGGGTGAGGCTTGGCTTACTGTGGTATTGGTGGAAGACTCTTGCTCACCAATAAGTCAAGGATCACTCACCTATCGGGTGCTTCCCAGGATCGATGGACTTTTCTTTTATGGACATTTATGCACTCCatttttcttaaagcagaactccgggcaaaaacttttttccatgttctctttgctgatctcctaccttcaccaactatgtcagccatgttcttctgagctctgtagttcctctgcaatagcctgctgaacttgatgaaaaaccgttattgcctggtgatttcctgtttataagaccgctggctgctatccctccagtaacctcagccagcggtctgacacgcccccttgtaGCCCTTTGAAAGGGAGCAGGAAGTTCTATTTCTGCCTGGCTtgctgtagtgggcggaggggtctcacagcccctggtctgtgccgcccatagaggtggtgtcctcctcctctgctccctcctcctccctgtcagcACCGCCCCAGGCCCCCCCCCCACGCCGCCACCGCCTCTAGTGTGGGGAGAGTTAGAGATCATCAGTATGACAGAGTGGATCTCGGGCCGATAGGTCTGTATGTGAAAACACAGCTCGCcgtacagccccgcctccctgtACATTGGAACAGTGCTCTCTGCGCTGTCTATTAAAATTCCGGTGCAGGGAGGTGCGGCTGTACGACGAGCGGTGCTTTCACATACAGACCTATCAGCTCAAGATGCACTTTCTCATCCCAATGATCTGTAACTATCCCCACtcttcacttatgggcactgataaggcactggtgacaccgcactgataatCGGCAATGGTGGACACTGACCTTCGGCAATggtggacactgacactttgtactggtttgcatttatattaaaatgctttgtatttataaggctgtaacctatcatacgtGTGTTATGTAtagcttgctggctgcagaatgaggggtgcgatttatgttgaagtgggcgagttcacatttacatgtacaagcctagtgtacctcccacattcactcctaTCCCATTCACATATTGACCTGTCCTAGAGTAATGTGAGCCCAGTTTGAATGTTGGTGTGCCTACTTGGGGACTTAAAGACAGGCTGAGCTCAGAAGAATTGGCCACAATCATTCGACTGCCGCTCTGCCTGAAAAGGATTGCTGATGCTGGATTGAGAAGGAAGCCAGGGACACCACCAGAgcatggaaaacattttttttttaaacagattggAGCCAAAAATAATGTAACTTGATTTTCactttgaggctaggttcacactgctgcgaattttattgcgaatttgagccgctgcgatcgctcaaattcgcaagtcattttaataacattgttttccatgagtgctgttcacatcaatgcgttgcgaatttaacctgcgtaaaaaaagggtcctgtccgagtttgatccgtgtgcaatgcgaattcagctccatagattgcaaaatttgcagtagaatcgcaagaacacacaaagaatttgcaatgcaaatttgcaacgcaatcggatcaaaatcgcgctaaattcgcactgcagcagtgtgaacctagcctaaaggggagttccaggcaaaaattgaaTTTAGTTTAAAACAAACGTACtcgttttttgatattttttttttctttcatacctTTTTGGTATGTTTTCTTGGGGACTTATGTCCCATGTCGCCACACCGATGTACGTCAAGTCCATGTTtttttcgtgccccccccccccccatattgccttctgggacctgtgtgtgtcccagaagatgagggggccattcagaaagcgctgcatgacttgcgcatgtgcagtaggaaacaggctgtgaagccgcaaggcttcacttcctgcttcccttagtaaggatgccgccACCTGCACCCAGAGCCCATGGGCGGGTCAGATTCGGGGGCCAACATCGCAGGCtctctggacaggcaagtgtccttatattagaagtcagcagctacagtatttgtatttttttaattttcacccaggctggaactccgctttatggaCTTTCTCCCCTACCTGACGTGACAGTCCTGAATGACCAATTGTCAGGCTGAAAGACTAAGTACTGCATCCTGGGAATAAAGAGAGCAGGTCACATGCTCCCTCATACCTACAAGTACCAGGTATTTCCAAGTGCACAAGCAGACAATCTGAGCAGCAGATGAGTGCGGCAAAGGCATGTATGAATGGGGTTTGCTTGCCAATACAACCTGTCACATTGCCCTCAATATACAAAACAACACATTTGCTTTAATGACTTTTGCAGTACAACTCTGGGTTttgccccaaaaaaaagcctcttcagGTAAACTACTACTGTAAATACTCTGCAAGGATTTTAGAAATTTTAGGAACATACAaactaaactatgtggcatgttcaccaatgccaggagcatggcggacaagatgggtgaactagagatactgttgtacaaggaggatttggattttgtgagaatttcagaggcctggttcaacagctctcatgattggctggcaaacattcaagggtataccctataccgcaaggatagagagggtaaaaaagggggaggggtatgcctatatatcaagaataatgtacaagtgaatgtgagagatgacatcactgagggggctagggaggaggtggaatctttatgggtagagctccaaagggatgaagctaaggggaaaataatactgggagtatgctataggcctcctaacctgagggaggaagtggagacggatctcctatcacaaattggattagcagcaaggatgggaagtgttatcataatgggggattttaattatccagacatagactgggcggagggaaccgcgcattcatttaaggctcgccagttccttagtgtcttgcaggacaattttatgggtcagatggtagacgcaccaactagaaataaaaccttactagatctactgattaccaacaatacagacctgataacagatgtggaaatacggggcaatttaggtaacagcgatcacaggtcaattagtttcagtataaatcacacaaataggaaacatgaagggaacacaaagacactgaatttcaaaagagccaacttccctaaactacaaaccttgctaaaaggcataaattgggataaaatattaggaacaaagaatacggaggagagatgggtttgctttaagagcatattaaataagggcattagccaatgtatcccattgggtaataaatttaaaagagtgaacaaacatcctggatggcttaactccaatgtaaaaatgcatataaaagcaaaggagaaggccttcaaaaaatacaaggttgagggatcatcctcagcattcagaatttataaagaatgcaataagaaatgtaagggtgcaattaggatggctaagatagaacatgaaagacacatagcggaggagagcaaaaaaaatcccaagaaattctttaagtatgtaaacagtaaaaaagggaggacaaaccatattggccccataaagaatgagaaaggacatctggttacaaaggatggggagatggcaaaggtattgaatttattcttctcctcagtcttcacgagtgaatcggggggcttcagtaaccaaaactgcagtgtttatcctcatgacacaacacaggaagcacctacatggttaacagaggacggaattaaaattagacttgagaaacttaacattaataaatcaccgggaccagatggcttgcatccgagggtacttagggaactcagtcaggtgattgccagaccgttgttcctaatttttacagacagtctattgactggaatggtaccagctgattggagaaaagccagagtagcaccaatatttaaaaagggcccaaaaaacatccttgggaattacagaccagttagcctaacatcaatagtatgtaaactcttggaggggatgataagggactatatacaagattttagtaataagaatgatatcattagcagtaatcagcatggattcatgaagaatcgttcttgccaaaccaatctattaaccttctatgaggaggtgagttgccatctagataaaggaaggcctgtagacgtggtgtatctggattttgcaaaagcatttgacacagttccccataaaggtttactgtacaaaataaggtgcgttggcatggaccatagggtgagtacatggattgaaaactggctacaagggcgtgttcagagggtggtgataaatggggagtactcagaatggtcaggggtgggtagtggggttccccagggttctgtgctgggaccaatcctatttaatttgttcataaacgacctggaggatgggataaacagttcaatctctgtatttgcagacgatactaagctaagcagggcaataacttctccgcaggataaatcttgcaaaaagacctgaacaaattaatggggtgggcgactacatggcaaatgaggttcaatgtagaaaaatgtaaaataatgcatttgggtggcaaaaatatgaatgcaatctatacactgggggagaacctctgggggaatctaggatggaaaaggacctgggggtcctagtagatgataggctcagcaatggcatgcaatgccaagctgctgctaataaagcaaacagaatattggcatgcattaaaagggggatcaactgcagagataaaacaataattctcccgctctacaagactctggtccggccgcacctggagtatgctgtccagttctgggcaccagtcctcaggagggacgtactggaaatggagcgagtacaaagaagggcaacaaagctaataaaggttctggaggatcttagttatgaggaaaggttgcgagcactgaacttattctctctggagaagagacgcttgagaggggatatgatttcaatttacaaatactgtactggtgaccccacaatagggataaaactttttcgcagaagagagtttaataagactcgtggccactcattacaattagaagaaaagaggtttaaccttaaactacgtagagggttctttactgtaagagcggcaaggatgtggaattcccttccacaggcggtggtctcagcggggagcattgatagcttcaagaaactattagataatcacctgaatgaccgcaatatacagggatatgtaatgtaatactgacacataatcacacacataggttgaacttgatggacttgtgtcttttttcaacctcacctactatgtaactatgtaacaaacctTTAAAGCAAAAAGAGTCCTACATATTATTGTGGCAAAATTCACCTTTTTTTGTAAGGGATGCTTCGAATTTGACTTCCAGCTCTGTGCAGACTTCTGGTTAAAGCAGGAAGGATATTTCTGGAGCATCCTGCATACACATTGTGCATAAAATTAGCCTGTCCCATTGCTAAAAAAAGCAACGTTTTCATTGGCGTGGCAGTTTTGTTGCAGACTGAAATAGGAaggttatttttaattaaaaaaaataaataaatgttctagaatgacttaccgtatttatcggcatataacacgcagcttcattttaggagggaagtttcaggaaaagaacttaaattttaaataaagaactttgaagcaaaacagtgcccatcaatgcagcctcaccattgcccatcaatgcagcctcaccattgcccatcattgcaacttgaccaatgcccatatgcagcctcacctttgccatgaatgcagcctgatcagtgcccatctgcagcctcagctcaGATTACTGCTgactcggaggggacagggaggggggtgggacgagcaccgtcagattacatacagagagaatctcctgtttactcggctgcctctttaatacaaagttctataatagacagaacactggtccaatgctggcccaggagacgggacttactATTAGAGAGggcgctgagtaaacaggagattctcgctctCATCCCgtcccctccctgttccctcctagggagcccaaattgcagtatcggcgtataacacgcacacactatttgcacccgattttcagggtgaaaaattgagtgttatacgccaataaatacagtacttatagATGCTACATTTAGAAAAAAGGTGGAGTTTTCTTTTAAATTTCTCCATCAATTGGTATACCATAAAGCCTAATCCATGAATAATTTCACGTGTTGAGCATTTGCACCAAGCTAAATCGCCAATTTACATTTGGCATAGTTCTTGCAACAAATGTTTACGAATCCATGTATGATTCTTTATTCAATTATAGGTCAATAAAGTGTCACACATTACTCAAATTAGAAACTTGTGGCTTAAAACTGGAAATTTCTATTATATTTAAATTAAAGAGATTCTCCTAGGAGGTCTAAAGCCCAATTCTAAACTGAAAGTGGGGACATACTGACATTCAGGACTATCCATGTCTCTAGTACAGCCATTCTAATCCAAGGTTCAGTGGAACCCTAAGGTTCTTCTAGGAGGTAGCTATGGGGTTTttaagctgtggctgattgatctGTCatctgatcagtggcggctggttgtatattttttgggggggcagaaaATAATCCACCCGCCGACACCCCTCCCCCCATTGGTTGGTcatcagccccacacttaccccatctaggtcgcgggcagcactTCCTCCAGGCGGTGAGCGGCATCTCATCTTCCTGgtgcttcccctgtgtctcctcgcTCCTCcgcagccaataggatcgcttctttcggccaatcgggtgagaggtctcaggacccgcttgctAATTGGCCATGAgaaaaatcaggaagacaatagcaaatattaatttactattgtcaaacaactgggtgggctcagggtgcagtactctggttctaatcatgtgcttaaaaaaaaaaaaaaaaaaacccaaaaaacaccccattggaatccatgcgcctggcACCCCACGTGTAGATTAGGAAGTCGGACACATGGATTAGGTGGTGCGGCATCCCTGCGTCCTGCATTACGGACCGCCACTGCATCTGATGGTGGTTACATTGTTCCATGACCAAAGCCACTTAGCAATACTGTACCAGCTTTATGATattataaaatttgtatttttagcTAACTATAAGAGCCATTTCACACTGGAGTGCCGACCGCGTtaacagtaaagcgctgctagtcttagcggggctttaccgctgttatagcagtgCTTTTCGGCCTCTAGTAGGGTTAAAagcgctagcggccgaggaaagggttaaaaccgcccgcaaagcaccgctgtgctttgcaggcacttcggcagcgctgcccattgatttcaatagcagggGCGGTTTAGCAGCGTtgtatacaccgccccaaagacgctgcttgcaggactttttttttttcggtcctgcaagtgcaccgccccactGGGAAAGCATTCGGGCTTACACACTGTGGAGGCTTAAGAGGtgccatttttagcgctaaaatgcctgaaaagcaccttcagtgtgaaaggggtctaaggatggCATCCTGACCTCCAATGTAACCCCCAAAAAAAGTCCTGTGCATCGACCCCTACAACCACGGGACCTGGGATGTGGGAAAAAAGCCCTGATCCTCTTCAATATGGGGATGGGGTGCTTTGCCAGGAGGGTctcccctttcctgacccgccAGGCTGCATACGTGGATAAGGGGTATTGATTTTTGAGGGCAATCCCAAAACTTACTTGATTTTTGTGGATTTCcttcttaaaatacataccaggccctaagggtgtggtatagaatttgggggacctcacaccattttttttttgtgttgggtcCCAATTCAatttcatatcagacctgaagggcctggtatgaactgggggaaaaaacccaaaactgttttttcttttttggagtggggttccccattaacatctataccagaccttcaTCTAGGATAAAAGGTCTATATGGATGAAGGGAATCCCTGGCTGCTTTGTTTGCAAACAGAACAAAATGGCTAGGAGCTGTCATTTTTGGCAATTTAAACACAATTTCTATTTTTAAAATGAGAGTTTTGCTATAGTAGGTTTTATACACGTCGTACAGATGCAACACTTCATAGGCAGGGTCAGGGCACCCCCAGGCgtgttatttaaccacctcaataccagacactttcacccccttcctgcccaggctaattttcagattCCAGCGCTATCACACTGTGGATGCCAGTTACTCATGCaccattgtacccaaattaaatttatatatttttgtttagacagatagagttttcttttggtgtatttaatcaccactgtttttttttgctatgtacactgtaaatgaaaaaaaatacagaacattacaaaaaaaaaaccacacacctcAACTTTCTTGTTCTGTTTCTGTTCTGCaaataaatctttcttcataaagtttggccaaaaactattctgctacatttctttggtaataaCCCAAATCAGAGTATATTATTGATTGGGAAATTGCAtatttcatgtttccttattaTAGTGGTCTAGTTGCTTTACAAATATATAAGAAAGCA is a window from the Aquarana catesbeiana isolate 2022-GZ linkage group LG03, ASM4218655v1, whole genome shotgun sequence genome containing:
- the LOC141133465 gene encoding histidine N-acetyltransferase-like, with protein sequence MLIHIWFSLLNSCHTSLNMSESPMTHLDFVPATAEDYRELMSISVGIYKGIDYLPYRYHAWLKDHRRRMFVAKTEGRIVGFESFLLVDDGETAVAQGLRLAPWMKGKGLARIFVKFLLEKLHSDHPQVKRIRFVHVEDPSPSILKKYKVIHSKAVVSVILPSDQLEEAIRLLEARLDSVGQLNNFTILEPAEILNLFCGTKTAEGLLRGHLLIQGWLPVTTQRSNLEMLFEKKITWIYSQAQNTSSSAEQQQTNLENTVNGGSPFLPPSPVGFLSLGTQAHPVPYAEATYQFEIDLFGYAPASAKMHVVQQLKLCIQSLPAGQSIIFHMFAEERLQAELGKLCEGLTQFFFVKKQVVLEMNILK